Proteins from one Oscillatoria nigro-viridis PCC 7112 genomic window:
- a CDS encoding Uma2 family endonuclease has protein sequence MIAIPQKPQKMTVEEYLEWEAQQEIRHEYVNGEVFAMTGSTIPHNDLALNFYTALRPHLRSRGCRMNVSDVKLQVSFQSRYYYPDVIVSCDPQDLDSRNFIQNPKIIVEVLSPSTSAKDRDEKFTCYLKIPTLQEYILIDSQKIFVERYCRGEGRMWLYYSYTAGEIITLSSIEFDLPIELLYEGVGFETETET, from the coding sequence ATGATAGCCATTCCCCAAAAACCCCAAAAAATGACGGTTGAGGAATATCTCGAATGGGAAGCTCAACAAGAGATTCGCCACGAATATGTCAACGGCGAAGTTTTTGCCATGACAGGCAGTACAATTCCTCATAACGATCTTGCACTTAACTTTTACACTGCATTACGCCCGCATCTGCGTTCCAGAGGCTGTCGGATGAACGTGTCAGATGTGAAATTGCAAGTCAGTTTTCAAAGCCGTTACTACTACCCTGATGTGATAGTCAGTTGCGACCCTCAAGACCTGGATTCCCGCAATTTCATTCAGAATCCTAAAATCATTGTGGAAGTTCTTTCTCCCAGTACAAGTGCTAAAGATCGGGATGAAAAATTCACTTGTTACCTAAAAATTCCTACTTTGCAAGAGTATATCTTGATTGATTCACAAAAGATTTTTGTTGAGCGTTACTGTCGGGGAGAGGGGAGAATGTGGCTGTACTATTCTTACACTGCTGGGGAGATTATCACTTTATCAAGCATTGAGTTTGATTTGCCGATCGAACTTTTGTATGAAGGTGTGGGATTTGAAACAGAAACAGAAACGTAA
- a CDS encoding phosphatase domain-containing protein, with protein sequence MKRVIVLVGLPASGKSQFARELLLSEPAKWVRSNKDLLREMAHASHWSPANEKFIVQLRDTIILMALESGKHVIVDDTNFGPHIEHIKELVKGKAVVEVNDSFLQVPVEECIKRDLKRLNSVGKDVIMKMYNKYVRVPVGPPEYNPDLPDAIIVDMDGTLALLNGRNPFDASTCDRDLPNPPVLDTVRKWQTSANIIVVSGRTDDCQPQTEKWLQQYEVNYAALYMRKTGDMRKDAIIKEEFYRWHIAGKYNVKFVLDDRQQVVDMWRSLGLTVFQVDEGDF encoded by the coding sequence ATGAAAAGAGTTATTGTACTTGTCGGTTTACCTGCTTCGGGAAAATCTCAATTTGCTAGGGAATTGCTGCTGTCTGAACCTGCAAAGTGGGTGCGTAGCAATAAAGATTTGCTCAGAGAAATGGCTCACGCTTCTCATTGGTCGCCGGCAAATGAAAAGTTTATTGTACAGTTGAGAGATACGATTATTTTGATGGCTTTGGAAAGCGGCAAGCACGTCATTGTTGATGATACTAATTTTGGGCCTCACATCGAGCATATCAAGGAGTTGGTTAAAGGTAAAGCTGTTGTCGAAGTTAATGATTCTTTCTTGCAAGTTCCGGTTGAGGAATGTATTAAACGGGATTTGAAAAGGCTTAATTCGGTGGGCAAAGATGTGATTATGAAGATGTACAATAAGTACGTGCGGGTTCCCGTTGGGCCGCCGGAATATAACCCGGATTTGCCGGATGCAATTATTGTTGATATGGACGGTACGCTGGCACTTCTCAACGGCAGAAATCCTTTTGATGCTTCAACGTGCGATCGCGATTTGCCCAATCCGCCCGTCTTAGATACCGTTCGCAAGTGGCAAACCAGCGCTAATATTATCGTAGTGTCGGGCCGAACAGATGACTGTCAGCCTCAAACTGAAAAATGGTTGCAGCAGTATGAGGTTAATTATGCCGCTCTTTATATGCGGAAAACCGGAGATATGAGGAAGGATGCAATTATTAAAGAGGAGTTCTATCGGTGGCATATTGCAGGGAAATATAATGTTAAGTTTGTCTTGGACGATCGCCAGCAAGTTGTTGATATGTGGAGAAGCTTGGGATTGACGGTATTCCAAGTAGATGAAGGGGATTTTTGA
- a CDS encoding mercuric reductase, with product MSQSKVDRVTVPPMDEHNQKLVSYLHPPDWVNPQPASSYNLVVIGAGPAGLIVAAGAAGLGAKVALIEKHLMGGDCLNVGCVPSKALIRSSRIVGDIWNASKFGVNVSNGAEVDFAAVMERLRRIRAGISDVDSVQRYQHKLGVDVFLGSGRFTSNSTIEVAGQILRFKKAVIATGARALQPQIPGLQEAGYLTNETVFNLTERPQRLAVIGAGPIGCELAQAFRRLGSEVVLLHKNAQILDKEDADAAKIVQQAFVREGIQLILESQIERVEKTNAGKVIYYKCQGKEASLTVDEIIVSTGRSPNVEGLNLEAVGVEYNTQTGVFVNDNLQTTNPRIYAAGDICMKHKFTHAADFAARMVIQNTLFFGRKKLSALTIPWCTYTDPEIARVGLGDREAKEKGIDVDTFLIPFSQVDRAIIDGEEEGFVKIHVKKGSDKILGATIVARHAGDTIGEITLAMVNNIGLGKIASTIHPYPTQAEAIRKAGDAYNRTRLTPFVKNLFNRWLAWTR from the coding sequence ATGTCACAATCAAAAGTCGATCGCGTAACTGTCCCCCCGATGGACGAACACAACCAGAAATTAGTCTCCTATTTGCATCCGCCCGATTGGGTAAATCCGCAGCCGGCTAGTTCTTATAATTTAGTAGTAATTGGCGCGGGGCCCGCCGGATTAATTGTGGCGGCAGGTGCCGCAGGTTTGGGCGCGAAAGTTGCTTTGATTGAAAAACATTTGATGGGCGGCGACTGTTTGAATGTCGGTTGCGTGCCGTCAAAAGCCCTGATTCGATCCTCCCGAATTGTCGGAGATATCTGGAATGCCAGTAAATTTGGCGTTAACGTTTCTAACGGTGCAGAAGTGGATTTTGCCGCTGTGATGGAACGGCTGCGCCGCATCAGGGCGGGAATCAGCGATGTTGATTCTGTTCAACGCTACCAGCACAAATTAGGAGTCGATGTTTTCTTAGGTTCCGGTCGTTTTACTAGCAATTCTACCATAGAAGTTGCAGGTCAAATTCTCCGGTTTAAAAAAGCAGTAATTGCTACAGGTGCAAGGGCGCTACAACCGCAAATTCCCGGTTTACAAGAAGCTGGGTATCTGACAAATGAAACTGTCTTTAACCTTACAGAAAGACCTCAGCGTTTGGCCGTAATTGGCGCAGGGCCGATCGGCTGCGAATTGGCTCAAGCCTTTCGGCGGCTGGGTTCGGAAGTGGTATTGCTGCACAAAAATGCTCAGATTTTGGACAAAGAAGATGCGGATGCTGCTAAAATCGTGCAGCAGGCTTTTGTACGCGAAGGAATTCAACTAATACTAGAATCCCAAATAGAGCGCGTTGAGAAAACAAATGCAGGCAAGGTAATTTATTATAAATGTCAAGGTAAGGAAGCCTCGCTAACAGTAGATGAAATTATTGTGAGTACAGGGCGATCGCCTAACGTGGAAGGATTGAATCTGGAGGCTGTTGGCGTTGAATACAATACACAAACAGGCGTATTTGTCAACGACAATTTGCAAACTACTAATCCCCGCATTTATGCCGCCGGCGATATTTGCATGAAACATAAATTTACTCACGCTGCTGATTTTGCTGCGAGGATGGTAATTCAAAACACTCTATTTTTCGGGCGCAAAAAGCTCAGCGCTTTGACGATACCTTGGTGTACTTACACAGATCCAGAAATTGCGCGCGTCGGGTTGGGCGATCGCGAGGCTAAGGAAAAAGGCATTGATGTCGATACATTTTTAATTCCTTTCAGTCAAGTCGATCGGGCAATTATTGACGGCGAAGAGGAAGGATTTGTGAAAATTCACGTCAAGAAAGGCAGCGATAAAATATTAGGTGCAACTATTGTAGCGCGCCACGCTGGGGATACGATCGGCGAGATTACTTTGGCAATGGTTAACAATATTGGTTTGGGAAAGATTGCTAGCACAATTCACCCGTATCCGACGCAAGCTGAGGCAATTCGGAAAGCGGGAGATGCTTACAATCGCACTCGTTTGACGCCGTTTGTGAAAAATTTGTTTAATCGCTGGCTGGCTTGGACGCGGTAG
- a CDS encoding TVP38/TMEM64 family protein has translation MAKERIQDYARVKFKRIVLFFSIALLLALLIVATRSACVQDVLRTVLMRIEDLGWWGPVAFVATYNLATVLFVPGSVLTLGGGAIFGLWWGSVYVFAASILGAVFAFAIGRYLCRDRVVKYMESHPKFKALDRAVSQQGLKIVFLTRLCPLFPFNLLNYALGITQVSLKDYVLGSFGMIPGTIMYVYSGSLVGDIAAIGTETLYTNPQDSAVKWLINIISFIATVAVTMSITRIARKALDESV, from the coding sequence ATGGCAAAAGAACGAATCCAAGATTATGCTAGGGTAAAATTTAAACGCATCGTGTTGTTTTTTTCGATCGCACTTTTGCTCGCTCTCTTAATTGTAGCAACTAGATCTGCCTGCGTTCAAGATGTTTTGAGAACTGTGTTAATGCGGATCGAGGATTTAGGGTGGTGGGGGCCGGTGGCTTTTGTAGCTACTTACAACTTGGCTACTGTGCTGTTTGTACCGGGTTCGGTGCTGACGCTGGGAGGGGGGGCGATTTTTGGTTTGTGGTGGGGTTCAGTTTACGTATTTGCGGCGTCGATTTTAGGTGCTGTATTTGCTTTTGCGATCGGGCGCTATTTGTGCCGCGATCGCGTGGTAAAATATATGGAATCTCACCCCAAGTTTAAAGCTCTCGATCGCGCAGTTTCCCAACAAGGATTAAAAATAGTTTTTTTGACTCGTCTTTGTCCTTTATTTCCTTTCAATTTATTGAATTACGCTCTGGGAATTACTCAGGTTTCTTTGAAAGATTACGTGCTGGGTTCCTTTGGCATGATACCGGGTACAATTATGTACGTTTACTCGGGTTCTTTGGTGGGAGATATTGCTGCGATAGGCACGGAAACTCTGTATACAAATCCCCAAGATTCAGCAGTAAAATGGTTGATTAATATCATCAGTTTTATTGCTACTGTCGCTGTTACTATGTCTATCACTCGGATTGCTCGCAAAGCTTTGGATGAAAGTGTTTAA